One region of Desmodus rotundus isolate HL8 chromosome 11, HLdesRot8A.1, whole genome shotgun sequence genomic DNA includes:
- the PPIL1 gene encoding peptidyl-prolyl cis-trans isomerase-like 1 isoform X1, which yields MAAIPPDSWQPPNVYLETSMGSIVLELYWKHAPKTCKNFAELSRRGYYNGTKFHRIIKDFMIQGGDPTGTGRGGASIYGKQFEDELHPDLKFTGAGILAMANAGPDTNGSQFFVTLAPTQWLDGKHTIFGRVCQGIGMVNRVGMVETNSQDRPVDDVKIVKAYPSG from the exons ATGGCGGCGATCCCCCCGGACTCCTGGCAGCCGCCCAACGTATATTTGGAGACCAG CATGGGCAGCATCGTGCTGGAGCTGTACTGGAAGCACGCTCCAAAGACCTGTAAGAACTTTGCTGAGTTGTCTCGTCGAGGTTACTACAACGGCACCAAATTCCACAGAATCATCAAAGACTTCATGATCCAGGGAGGTGACCCAACAGGGACAG GTCGAGGAGGCGCATCTATCTATGGCAAGCAGTTTGAGGATGAACTTCACCCAGACTTGAAATTCACAG GGGCTGGAATTCTTGCAATGGCCAATGCAGGGCCAGATACCAACGGCAGCCAGTTCTTTGTTACCCTAGCTCCTACCCAGTGGCTTGATGGCAAACACACCATTTTTGGCCGTGTGTGCCAGGGTATAGGAATGGTGAATCGAGTAGGCATGGTGGAAACAAACTCCCAGGACCGCCCCGTGGACGATGTGAAGATCGTCAAGGCATACCCTTCTGGGTAG
- the PPIL1 gene encoding peptidyl-prolyl cis-trans isomerase-like 1 isoform X2, whose protein sequence is MGSIVLELYWKHAPKTCKNFAELSRRGYYNGTKFHRIIKDFMIQGGDPTGTGRGGASIYGKQFEDELHPDLKFTGAGILAMANAGPDTNGSQFFVTLAPTQWLDGKHTIFGRVCQGIGMVNRVGMVETNSQDRPVDDVKIVKAYPSG, encoded by the exons ATGGGCAGCATCGTGCTGGAGCTGTACTGGAAGCACGCTCCAAAGACCTGTAAGAACTTTGCTGAGTTGTCTCGTCGAGGTTACTACAACGGCACCAAATTCCACAGAATCATCAAAGACTTCATGATCCAGGGAGGTGACCCAACAGGGACAG GTCGAGGAGGCGCATCTATCTATGGCAAGCAGTTTGAGGATGAACTTCACCCAGACTTGAAATTCACAG GGGCTGGAATTCTTGCAATGGCCAATGCAGGGCCAGATACCAACGGCAGCCAGTTCTTTGTTACCCTAGCTCCTACCCAGTGGCTTGATGGCAAACACACCATTTTTGGCCGTGTGTGCCAGGGTATAGGAATGGTGAATCGAGTAGGCATGGTGGAAACAAACTCCCAGGACCGCCCCGTGGACGATGTGAAGATCGTCAAGGCATACCCTTCTGGGTAG